The proteins below are encoded in one region of Myxocyprinus asiaticus isolate MX2 ecotype Aquarium Trade chromosome 13, UBuf_Myxa_2, whole genome shotgun sequence:
- the LOC127450808 gene encoding transcription factor Sox-8-like produces the protein MTEERDKSSAEPPFSPAGSCSSLSQDESDSDAPSSPAGSDGHVSLMMTGLGNKLEDEDERFPACIRDAVSQVLKGYDWSLVPMPARGSGSMKSKPHVKRPMNAFMVWAQAARRKLADQYPHLHNAELSKTLGKLWRLLTENEKRPFVEEAERLRVQHKKDHPDYKYQPRRRKCVKVGQGESDAGPDFSHPMYKVEPGMGGLAGLSNHHANHTGQPHGPPTPPTTPKTDLHHGVKQDLKHEGRRLLDSNRQNIDFSNVDISELSTDVISNLETFDVHEFDQYLPLSGHAGATVTPMTSEHGHRPSSSSGGAYATSYGQLASNGPAWSRKGAAMSLSPGVSEVGQHRPHIKTEQLSPTHYSEHSPSHSEYSTYSAQACVTSATSFSAIASFSSTQCDYTDLQSSNYYSPYPSYPSGLYQYPYFHSSRRPYGSPILNSMSIPPPHSPTTNWDQPVYTTLSRP, from the exons ATGACGGAGGAGCGGGATAAGAGCAGCGCGGAGCCGCCGTTCAGTCCGGCCGGTTCGTGCAGCTCGCTGTCGCAGGACGAGTCGGATTCTGACGCGCCGTCTTCTCCTGCTGGATCGGACGGACACGTGTCGCTCATGATGACAGGACTGGGAAATAAACTGGAGGATGAGGACGAGCGCTTCCCAGCTTGTATCCGGGACGCGGTGTCGCAGGTTCTGAAGGGGTATGACTGGTCCCTTGTGCCCATGCCGGCGCGAGGCAGCGGCTCGATGAAGAGCAAACCACACGTGAAGAGACCCATGAACGCATTTATGGTTTGGGCTCAAGCGGCGCGCAGGAAACTTGCGGATCAGTATCCGCATCTGCACAACGCCGAACTCAGCAAAACACTCGGGAAACTTTGGAG ACTGTTAACGGAGAATGAGAAGAGGCCGTTTGTGGAGGAAGCCGAGAGACTCCGAGTCCAACACAAGAAAGATCATCCGGATTATAAATACCAGCCGAGACGAAGGAAGTGTGTAAAAGTGGGACAGGGCGAGTCTGATGCTGGGCCCGATTTCAGCCATCCCATGTATAAAGTTGAACCTGGAATGGGGGGTTTGGCGGGTTTATCCAATCATCACGCCAACCACACAG GTCAGCCCCATGGACCCCCAACGCCCCCGACCACGCCTAAAACCGACCTTCATCACGGGGTAAAGCAAGATTTAAAGCATGAAGGACGACGTTTGCTCGACAGCAATCGACAGAACATTGACTTCAGCAATGTTGACATTTCCGAGCTTAGCACGGATGTCATCAGCAATTTGGAAACCTTCGACGTCCATGAGTTTGACCAGTACTTGCCTCTCAGTGGTCATGCCGGAGCCACGGTCACCCCTATGACCTCAGAGCACGGTCACAGGCCGAGCAGCAGCTCGGGAGGGGCATACGCTACGTCCTATGGCCAACTGGCGAGCAATGGTCCTGCCTGGAGTCGCAAAGGGGCTGCAATGTCCTTGTCGCCCGGTGTGAGCGAAGTGGGTCAGCACAGACCTCACATTAAAACTGAGCAGTTAAGCCCGACTCACTACAGTGAGCACTCGCCGTCGCACTCCGAGTACAGCACATATAGCGCTCAGGCGTGCGTCACCTCGGCCACCTCCTTCTCGGCCATCGCCTCGTTCTCCAGCACGCAGTGTGACTATACAGACCTTCAGAGCTCCAACTACTACAGCCCTTATCCCAGCTACCCGTCCGGCCTGTACCAGTACCCGTACT